Proteins from one Psilocybe cubensis strain MGC-MH-2018 chromosome 11, whole genome shotgun sequence genomic window:
- a CDS encoding Anaphase spindle elongation protein 1, whose amino-acid sequence MSTPSTATTLTSLLNSLHSHLLSQTQLLPTLHAQLGLPESALEDELRALQQQLVDGVELRIDRRRKEVDEWMAKCDGLENECIRYTKALGGNIKATGSSLGELRKEQALPRRFELISEYQEKLRQLYHTKVEQLNTLTNRLNALSRTLGPDYFAQDIIEPTVAAGESAYDAGANRDVTPERFMKLEKELVRGKAEVLKRLNQLSATFVQIDWLYTELGIVPPATDELEASPAQTTSTFTQSLASSSSTKVSSSDPFLTSTPTPMSRSTSTNILFREDVGSVPEYEYQRIFSNFVARIEEAEAENLPQSQSVPVGLDGVDPTPGLLSWAATLHASLEEIKRRREAHIQTMYDQLEGLWRRLGVSEEDMDNFVEAHRGSTEETVQEYEDELERMLELKRERMGTFVASAREEIVRLWDDLMIGEEERADFPPFADDEYTEQLLTLHEDEIKRLKEERRNKAPLLAAIKKYFEICEEEKELANAASDQTRLTGRGPRDPGRLLREEKMRKRVQKEKPRLEQDLLVSIPAWEEDAGRPFLVHGESFLQLLMESVSAADQENKRKPSSRAGSVPARATTPTGSSGYVPGTKTGVVTPAVRTREQAGNGSQSVPSKRQRVGEHAASTPVYGVRAPLGTHRGVNTSNSNSNSNGHLRSSSPTKIPSKSLSGGVGSGLPRPAGLTLGMVQPKPGTAQHALGHGRVPTSVIYGASAYAPGSMGVRSASVMGYGSGGRTASGGAAAGGYGKAGSVAGAGGIAKKSTRARRESFKPRPSVDVVDIPVAVGHGTKRWGGGYTVNEDEEY is encoded by the exons ATGTCGACGCCGTCAACGGCGACGACCTTGACGTCGTTGCTCAACTCTCTGCATAGCCATCTTCTATCGCAGACTCAGCTGCTTCCAACCCTCCATGCCCAACTGGGACTGCCTGAATCAGCACTAGAAGACGAGCTAAGAGCGCTACAACAACAGCTTGTAGATGGTGTCGAACTACGGATAGAtcgaaggaggaaggaggtggaTGAGTGGATGGCCAAATGCGATGGGTTGGAGAATGAGTGCATTAGGTATACCAAGGCCCTGGGAGGGAACATCAAGGCTACTGGAAGCAGTCTAGGCGAGCTAAGGAAGGAGCAAGCTCTACCGAGGAGGTTTGAGCTAATATCAGAGTATCAAGAAAAACTGCGACAG CTCTATCACACCAAAGTCGAGCAGTTGAACACGCTGACAAATCGCCTGAATGCATTGTCTCGGACTCTTGGTCCTGATTACTTTGCACAAGATATAATTGAACCAACCGTCGCCGCTGGGGAGAGCGCGTATGACGCCGGTGCCAATCGGGATGTCACTCCGGAGAGGTTCATGAAACTTGAGAAAGAGCTGGTTCGAGGGAAAGCAGAAGTG CTTAAACGGTTAAACCAACTTTCGGCCACATTCGTACAAATCGACTGGTTGTATACCGAACTCGGGATTGTGCCTCCAGCTACCGATGAACTGGAAGCATCGCCTGCTCAGACTACCAGTACTTTTACTCAATCACtcgcttcttcatcctcaacaaAAGTTTCATCGTCTGATCCCTTCCTTACTTCGACACCTACACCAATGTCCAGGTCAACCTCAACAAATATACTATTCCGTGAAGATGTCGGATCTGTGCCGGAATATGAATATCAAAGAATTTTCTCAAATTTCGTCGCGCGCATcgaggaggcagaggcagagaatcTGCCTCAATCTCAGTCTGTACCTGTCGGTCTCGATGGCGTCGACCCAACACCGGGTCTTTTAAGCTGGGCTGCTACTTTGCATGCGTCACTTGAGGAAATCAAACGCCGTCGCGAAGCCCATATCCAGACAATGTATGACCAATTAGAGGGCCTATGGAGACGGTTGGGTGTGTCCGAAGAAGACATGGATAACTTTGTCGAGGCTCACAGGGGCAGTACGGAAGAGACGGTGCAAGAGTACGAGGACGAGCTTGAGAGGATGTTGGAGCTGAAGAGAGAAAGGATGGGCACATTTGTTGCTAGTGCGAGAGAGGAGATCGTCCGACTGTGGGATGATTTAATGATTGGGGAAGAGGAGCGAGCTGACTTCCCGCCTTTCGCTGATG ACGAGTATACTGAACAACTCTTGACTCTGCATGAAGACGAGATCAAACGACTGAAGGAGGAAAGGAGAAATAAAGCTCCATTATTGGCCGCTATCAAGAAATATTTTGAGATCtgcgaggaggagaaagagctGGCGAATGCCGCCTCTGATCAGACAAGACTAACAGGTCGTGGACCACGCGACCCTGGTCGTCTTCTCCGAGAGgaaaagatgaggaagagggtaCAGAAAGAAAAGCCTCGC CTTGAGCAAGACTTACTGGTGTCAATACCTGCTTGGGAAGAGGACGCCGGGCGTCCATTCCTTGTTCATGGCGAGAGCTTCTTGCAGCTACTTATGGAGAGCGTCAGCGCTGCTGATCAAGAAAACAAACGCAAACCCTCATCACGAGCCGGTTCAGTCCCTGCCCGTGCCACAACCCCCACAGGTTCTTCTGGCTACGTTCCCGGAACCAAGACAGGTGTAGTGACACCCGCAGTGCGGACGCGCGAGCAAGCCggaaatggaagccaaagCGTGCCAAGCAAGCGGCAGCGCGTCGGAGAGCACGCGGCGAGCACGCCTGTCTACGGTGTGCGCGCGCCTCTGGGTACGCATCGCGGTGTCAACACCTCGAATAGTAATAGCAACAGCAACGGCCATCTGCGGTCCTCGTCGCCCACCAAGATTCCGAGTAAGAGTCTAAGTGGGGGTGTTGGGTCCGGTCTGCCTAGACCGGCCGGGTTGACTTTGGGGATGGTGCAGCCGAAACCAGGGACGGCGCAGCATGCGCTGGGCCATGGACGCGTGCCGACAAGTGTAATCTATGGCGCTAGTGCATATGCACCTGGGAGCATGGGCGTGCGGAGCGCGTCGGTGATGGGTTATGGAAGTGGTGGGAGGACGGCGAGCGGAGGAGCGGCAGCTGGCGGGTACGGCAAGGCTGGCAGTGTGGCAGGGGCGGGAGGGATAGCGAAGAAGTCGACAAGGGCCAGGAGGGAGAGTTTCAAGCCAAGACCGAGCGTGGACGTCGTGGATATCCCTGTGGCTGTTGGCCATGGAACGAAGAGATGGGGTGGAGGGTATACCGTTAATGAGGACGAAGAATATTGA
- a CDS encoding putative NRPS-like protein biosynthetic cluster: protein MTLVEVLDFHVKHNTYRPAYTFSEDGKSEVTNISYLEFGRAVDRAAHHIRSGRRGPDRQVVAFVALSDSLLYLAILMGILRAGMVPYPMSPRNTAAAIVKLLKESSCHRLIATQETLRPLLNEIKAELKSGENAYYLEINEVPPLFDIFPKLGYETLEDPFVPYPKVPRPPMDEVSMYMHSSGSTGMPKTIIQTTRILIEWSKLPYITDCKSKVAAMALPSFHGMGFMVQLMIGYYSVQPICLYPPVVTTPTDQPITPSPDNIIDHIKRTEAKALVIVPALLQIWANDKEAVRVLSSLDIIIYAGGGIPSKLGNYLTESGVHLCCVYGATEIGAPTYFGRRKEDVKEWDYLEFAESVKVRWEPQGDGTYDLQFLDCDTHHVAVKNLPDASGYATSDLWVPHPTKFHLWKIVGRKDDVIVHTSGEKTVPAPMENILMSSPYIMGTVMFGRDREQAGVLVELKPAFAIDPSNEKELIKMRNTLWPIVEEANKIAPAFSRIFKEMILIASPQKPLPRAGKGTVMRKAAINAYASEIDAIYAQVNAIVDCERVAYPSSWNIENTMAWLKNEVEEIRSGRSISVVDDFFHQGVDSLGATILRRRIVNAMKMNDMLKASQLVSYSTIYKNSSVEKLAHFLVGAIANPEGNNAINLKKDDTIELMINKFANGLSVQDQPVDGAVVLLTGSTGNLGAQILEALLRDSRVSRVYALNRTSSGTQSLKERQFERFVDKGFDVGLLESPRLVLLEGDASQKGLGLSTHVYSQILSFVTIIIHNAWKVDFNQSLSSFEPNVQGTRNLIDLARASRLGSSVKFLFTSSVSTAYLWHKSYGAYPEEVVTDSRYAFGIGYGESKYVAERILARSGLQATSFRIGQITGGTPNGAWAVTDWVPILVKSSIALGALPSAIGVASWLPAHAVSQAILDVAWSSTSEPALNLVHPRPTSWNAIFCLINEALVREGVIKEELPTVTYQEWLSLLEKKAAASNTESAQILKDVPAIKIIDFFRRSAAMDETLRLEGDETVESGGLPTFSTVKISSLSETMRTLPPLGEADVSLWMKYWKNSKLF, encoded by the exons ATGACGTTAGTCGAGGTCCTTGACTTCCATGTCAAGCACAATACATATCGACCGGCTTACACTTTCTCTGAAGATGGGAAGTCAGAAGTGACGAACATATCTTATCTTGAGTTTGGTCGTGCTGTAGACCGGGCTGCTCATCACATTAGgtcaggaagaagaggccCAGATCGACAAGTCGTCGCGTTTGTTGCCCTCTCTGATTCTTTGCTCTACCTGGCCATTTTAATGGGGATCCTTCGTGCAGGGATGGTG CCTTACCCTATGTCTCCTCGTAACACAGCTGCCGCCATAGTCAAATTGTTGAAGGAGTCCTCGTGTCACAGACTCATTGCAACCCAGGAAACTCTTCGACCTTTGCTCAATGAAATCAAAGCTGAACTGAAATCTGGAGAGAATGCCTATTATCTAGAAATTAACGAGGTCCCACCGCTCTTCGACATTTTCCCCAAACTAGGGTACGAAACACTGGAAGATCCGTTCGTGCCATACCCAAAGGTTCCACGGCCACCTATGGACGAAGTTTCGATGTATATGCATTCGTCTGGAAGCACGGGCATGCCAAAAACCATCATTCAGACCACCAGAATACTGATAGAGTGGTCGAAACTAC CATATATCACTGATTGCAAGAGCAAGGTGGCTGCCATGGCGCTGCCCTCTTTTCATGGAATGGGTTTTATGGTCCAACTTATGATAGGATATTACTCGGTTCAGCCTATCTGCTTGTATCCACCGGTCGTCACTACACCCACTGATCAGCCAATAACACCCAGTCCCGATAACATTATAGACCACATTAAACGCACGGAAGCCAAAGCTCTCGTAATAGTACCTGCACTCCTCCAGATTTGGGCTAATGACAAGGAAGCTGTTCGTGTTTTATCTAGTCTGGACATTATT ATCTACGCTGGAGGCGGTATTCCGTCCAAACTAGGCAACTACTTGACAGAATCTGGGGTACATCTTTGTTGTGTGTATGGAGCAACCGAGATCGGGGCTCCAACCTACTTTGGTCGCCGTAAAGAGGATGTCAAGGAATGGGACTACCTCGAATTCGCCGAATCTGTCAAAGTTCGTTGGGAACCTCAAGGAGATGGGACTTATGATCTCCAGTTTTTG GACTGTGATACGCATCACGTCGCTGTGAAAAATCTTCCTGATGCGAGCGGGTACGCCACCTCTGATTTATGGGTTCCTCACCCAACCAAATTCCACCTATGGAAAAT AGTTGGCCGCAAAGACGATGTCATTGTGCATACATCTGGAGAAAAGACTGTTCCAGCTCCCATGGAAAATATTCTTATGAGTAGTCCTTA TATAATGGGCACCGTGATGTTTGGACGAGATCGGGAGCAAGCTGGTGTACTTGTTGAGTTGAAACCTGCCTTTGCGATAGACCCCAGCAACGAGAAAGAACTCATCAAAATGCGCAATACCCTTTG GCCAATTGTGGAAGAAGCAAACAAAATTGCCCCGGCGTTCAGTAGGATATTCAAAGAGATGATCCTGATCGCGTCACCTCAGAAGCCTCTACCACGGGCAGGAAAGGGCACTGTAATGCGGAAAGCTGCTATCAATGCTTATGCCTCTGAAATTGATGCTAT CTATGCACAAGTAAATGCTATTGTCGATTGCGAACGTGTTGCGTATCCTTCGTCGTGGAATATTGAAAATACAATGGCATGGCTGAAGAATGAAGTAGAAGAAATTCGATCTGGGCGGTCGATTTCTGTGGTAGACGACTTCTTCCATCAGGGTGTGGACAG CCTAGGCGCCACGATCCTTCGTCGGCGCATTGTTAACGCAATGAAGATGAACGATATGCTGAAAGCATCCCAACTTGTCTCGTATTCAACAATTTACAAAAACTCTTCAGTGGAAAAGCTTGCACATTTCCTAGTTGGAGCCATCGCAAATCCGGAGGGCAATAATGCCATCAACCTGAAAAAGGACGACACCATTGAACTCATGATTAACAAATTTGCGAATGGGCTGTCTGTACAGGATCAGCCGGTCGATGGAGCCGTCGTTTTGCTCACTGGATCTACAGGCAACCTCGGAGCGCAGATTTTGGAAGCGCTGTTGCGAGACTCGAGGGTCAGTCGGGTATATGCCCTCAACCGTACATCTTCAGGGACACAATCTCTAAAGGAGAGGCAATTCGAGAGGTTTGTTGACAAGGGGTTTGATGTAGGACTCCTTGAGTCACCCCGACTGGTTCTGCTGGAAGGGGATGCGTCACAGAAGGGACTCGGTTTATCCACCCATGTGTACAGTCAG ATACTCAGCTTTGTCACTATCATCATTCACAATGCCTGGAAGGTGGATTTCAACCAGTCGCTTTCGTCTTTCGAACCAAATGTGCAAGGAACTCGTAACCTCATTGACCTGGCTCGCGCGAGTCGGCTTGGGTCCTCTGTCAAGTTCCTTTTTACGTCGTCAGTTTCAACCGCCTACTTATGGCACAAATCCTATGGAGCGTATCCTGAAGAGGTCGTCACTGATTCTCGTTACGCTTTTGGTATTGGCTATGGCGAGAGTAAATATGTGGCCGAAAGG ATTTTGGCTCGTAGTGGCTTGCAAGCCACGTCGTTCAGAATTGGCCAGATCACAGGAGGAACACCGAATGGTGCATGGGCTGTTACAGACTGGGTCCCGATTCTTGTAAAGTCAAGTATCGCGTTGGGGGCGCTTCCTTCTGCGATTGGT GTCGCTTCCTGGCTTCCTGCGCACGCCGTCTCACAGGCTATCCTCGATGTAGCCTGGTCATCAACATCGGAGCCTGCGCTAAACCTCGTGCATCCACGCCCCACCTCATGGAATGCCATATTTTGTCTCATAAACGAGGCGCTTGTTCGTGAGGGGGTTATTAAAGAGGAACTTCCGACTGTAACGTACCAGGAATGGCTTTCTCTTTTAGAGAAGAAAGCAGCGGCGTCGAATACTGAGTCTGCACAGATTTTGAAGGATGTC CCTGCTATCAAAATCATTGATTTCTTCCGGCGGAGTGCAGCGATGGACGAGACTCTACGCCTGGAAGGCGACGAAACTGTTGAAAGTGGTGGTTTGCCCACGTTTTCGACTGTGAAGATATCTTCACTTAGCGAGACGATGAGGACGTTGCCTCCTTTGGGAGAGGCAGATGTGTCGTTGTGGATGAAATACTGGAAGAATTCAAAACTGTTCTGA
- a CDS encoding Peptide chain release factor 1: MDLLFKYSQISEDVSLQDDKVVLRRFKELEPIEDAWNKWLSTRKELDDAIPMLADPDPSMASLADEEVSALTETLSTFLQSTFPSLLLPPSPTAHLSALMELKSGVGGSEASLFLGDLLRMYQRLVNNNTMGMNWTASVVAQNDAEGGGVKDATVEFRGEGAYDALRWESGVHRVQRVPATETAGRTHTSTVAVVVLPLVEESSPHDGEEELFTMDEIKLEVMRSRGAGGQHVNKTESAVRLTHIPTGITVSMQDQRSQHQNRRLAFQVLRSRLLDIKLQREMEARRDTRRSLVKGADRSEKIRTYNYAQGRVTDHRIGLTLKNLHSVLEGDGLHAFIEAVGRSYKEGLLADMLEEKEK, encoded by the exons ATGGATTTGTTATTCAAATATTCGCAGATATCAGAGGACGTGTCGTTACAAGACGATAAAGTCGTGCTGCGCCGGTTCAAAGAGCTCGAGCCCATCGAGGACGCATGGAACAAATGGCTAAGCACGCGCAAAGAATTAGACGACGCCATCCCCATGCTGGCCGACCCAGACCCATCCATGGCCTCCCTCGCCGACGAAGAAGTGTCTGCACTCACAGAGACGCTGAGCACCTTCCTGCAGAGCACATTCCCCTCACTCCTCCTACCACCCTCACCCACCGCCCACCTCTCCGCGCTTATGGAACTCAAATCGGGTGTAGGCGGATCCGAGGCATCGCTATTCCTCGGCGACCTCTTGCGCATGTACCAGCGGCTTGTGAACAACAATACAATGGGCATGAATTGGACTGCGAGTGTGGTAGCTCAGAACGACGCggagggaggaggggtgAAAGATGCGACTGTTGAGTTTCGCGGAGAGGGCGCGTATGACGCGTTGAGGTGGGAGAGTGGCGTGCATAGGGTACAGCGCGTGCCGGCGACGGAGACGGCGGGGCGGACGCATACTAGTACAGTTGCTGTCGTG GTCCTACCTCTGGTCGAAGAATCGAGCCCACACGACGGTGAAGAGGAGCTGTTCACGATGGACGAAATCAAACTCGAGGTTATGCGCTCGCGCGGTGCTGGTGGGCAG CACGTCAACAAAACTGAATCAGCTGTGCGGCTGACGCACATACCGACGGGTATAACGGTGTCAATGCAGGATCAGCGGAGTCAACATCAG AATCGACGACTGGCTTTCCAAGTCCTGCGCTCGCGCTTACTCGACATCAAGCTCCAGCGTGAGATGGAGGCGCGCCGCGACACACGACGGTCCCTCGTCAAAGGTGCTGACCGGAGCGAGAAGATCCGGACGTACAACTATGCGCAG GGGCGGGTGACAGACCATCGCATCGGGTTGACGCTTAAGAACCTGCATTCTGTGCTCGAGGGAGATGGGTTGCATGCCTTTATCGAGGCGGTGGGGAGAAGTTATAAAGAGGGCTTGTTGGCGGATATgttggaggagaaagagaagtaG